The following proteins come from a genomic window of Mobula hypostoma chromosome 15, sMobHyp1.1, whole genome shotgun sequence:
- the fbxw12 gene encoding F-box/WD repeat-containing protein 12 isoform X2 — protein MEPSSVPVSALTRDCLIHIFSLLEADDLRQVSQVNEAWNEAADTPWLWRRLCLERWIFCNLSKVDDGINSWKKYYLHRSKIEQRMASGRGRADYTCTTFRGHSGRITGLQYCSNPDNQFEARAWKSVVCTTSTDCTLRAWSIQEGKQLWSTPVQEEPLVKLSTLPQQGLVITADAKGNIKLWNGQTGEELAVFATSCTICNLVTYNMEDQHCLTVLRTEYLMDCLDDDRLPVDALYVNNCYTACWLPKAPSRVVTVTNNNAMVSQKSIITLNVCQKRKHKPEIQGEQVGSFTYEEAGRNDILIEGHGSNTIIIAHNTKMKLFSIDGVHLASFHDHNGTISGISLDPFRVVTASMDLSLRVYTWKRQSNKCLHLESNYHLLGGSHMKSRGFTSVVCDYVSIVGAVETKDGKDVLKAYNFSM, from the exons GCTTGGAATGAAGCTGCAGATACTCCTTGGCTGTGGAG AAGACTATGTCTGGAGCGATGGATCTTCTGCAATCTCTCAAaagtagatgatggaataaactCCTGGAAAAAGTATTACTTGCATCGTTCCAAAATAGAACAGCGCATGGCATCAGGGCGTGGCAGAGCTGACTATACCTGCACAACCTTCAGGGGTCACAGTG GTAGGATCACCGGATTGCAGTACTGTAGTAATCCTGACAATCAATTTGAAGCTAGGGCCTGGAAATCAGTGGTTTGTACAACATCTACAGACTGTACATTGCGAGCATGGAGCATTCAGGAG GGCAAGCAGCTATGGTCAACACCAGTACAAGAAGAACCTCTGGTAAAATTATCAACCCTTCCACAACAAGGCCTTGTGATCACAGCAGACGCCAAAGGAAACATTAAACTTTGGAATGGACAAACTGGAGAGGAACTGGCTGTTTTCGCAACTTCATGTACAATTTGTAATTTGGTGACCTACAACATGGAAGACCAGCACTGCTTAACT GTATTGCGGACAGAATATTTAATGGATTGCCTTGATGATGATAGACTGCCAGTGGATGCCCTATATGTAAACAACTGCTACACAGCTTGCTGGTTACCTAAAGCACCATCCAGAGTGGTTACTGTGACCAACAACAATGCTATGGTTTCACAAAAAAGTATCATTACTCTTAATGTATGTCAAAAAAGAAAACATAAACCAGAAATACAAG GTGAACAAGTTGGAAGTTTCACTTATGAAGAGGCTGGCAGGAATGATATACttatagaaggccatggaagtaaTACAATTATTATAGCACATAATACAAAAATgaaactcttttccattgatgggGTACACCTTGCCAGTTTTCATGACCACAACGGTACCATCAGTGGGATTTCTCTG gaTCCTTTCCGTGTGGTCACTGCTTCAATGGATTTGTCTCTTAGAGTATATACATGGAAAAGACAGTCAAACAAATGTCTCCATCTTGAAAGTAATTATCACTTACTTGGAGGATCCCACATGAAGTCCAG GGGTTTTACGAGTGTTGTCTGTGACTATGTAAGCATAGTGGGTGCCGTTGAAACGAAGGATGGTAAAGATGTTCTGAAAGCATACAACTTCAGCATGTAA
- the fbxw12 gene encoding F-box/WD repeat-containing protein 12 isoform X1 yields MEPSSVPVSALTRDCLIHIFSLLEADDLRQVSQVNEAWNEAADTPWLWRRLCLERWIFCNLSKVDDGINSWKKYYLHRSKIEQRMASGRGRADYTCTTFRGHSGRITGLQYCSNPDNQFEARAWKSVVCTTSTDCTLRAWSIQEGKQLWSTPVQEEPLVKLSTLPQQGLVITADAKGNIKLWNGQTGEELAVFATSCTICNLVTYNMEDQHCLTIGTRGGALITLTIPNLSQISHLSLIDGKPVDILLVSPNHQWIICGTKNNDVSAKVLRTEYLMDCLDDDRLPVDALYVNNCYTACWLPKAPSRVVTVTNNNAMVSQKSIITLNVCQKRKHKPEIQGEQVGSFTYEEAGRNDILIEGHGSNTIIIAHNTKMKLFSIDGVHLASFHDHNGTISGISLDPFRVVTASMDLSLRVYTWKRQSNKCLHLESNYHLLGGSHMKSRGFTSVVCDYVSIVGAVETKDGKDVLKAYNFSM; encoded by the exons GCTTGGAATGAAGCTGCAGATACTCCTTGGCTGTGGAG AAGACTATGTCTGGAGCGATGGATCTTCTGCAATCTCTCAAaagtagatgatggaataaactCCTGGAAAAAGTATTACTTGCATCGTTCCAAAATAGAACAGCGCATGGCATCAGGGCGTGGCAGAGCTGACTATACCTGCACAACCTTCAGGGGTCACAGTG GTAGGATCACCGGATTGCAGTACTGTAGTAATCCTGACAATCAATTTGAAGCTAGGGCCTGGAAATCAGTGGTTTGTACAACATCTACAGACTGTACATTGCGAGCATGGAGCATTCAGGAG GGCAAGCAGCTATGGTCAACACCAGTACAAGAAGAACCTCTGGTAAAATTATCAACCCTTCCACAACAAGGCCTTGTGATCACAGCAGACGCCAAAGGAAACATTAAACTTTGGAATGGACAAACTGGAGAGGAACTGGCTGTTTTCGCAACTTCATGTACAATTTGTAATTTGGTGACCTACAACATGGAAGACCAGCACTGCTTAACT ATTGGCACAAGGGGAGGAGCACTTATCACattaactattcctaatctcaGCCAGATCTCTCACTTATCACTAATTGATGGCAAACCAGTGGATATTTTACTGGTTTCACCCAATCATCAATGGATCATTTGTGGTACAAAAAATAATGATGTCTCTGCTAAG GTATTGCGGACAGAATATTTAATGGATTGCCTTGATGATGATAGACTGCCAGTGGATGCCCTATATGTAAACAACTGCTACACAGCTTGCTGGTTACCTAAAGCACCATCCAGAGTGGTTACTGTGACCAACAACAATGCTATGGTTTCACAAAAAAGTATCATTACTCTTAATGTATGTCAAAAAAGAAAACATAAACCAGAAATACAAG GTGAACAAGTTGGAAGTTTCACTTATGAAGAGGCTGGCAGGAATGATATACttatagaaggccatggaagtaaTACAATTATTATAGCACATAATACAAAAATgaaactcttttccattgatgggGTACACCTTGCCAGTTTTCATGACCACAACGGTACCATCAGTGGGATTTCTCTG gaTCCTTTCCGTGTGGTCACTGCTTCAATGGATTTGTCTCTTAGAGTATATACATGGAAAAGACAGTCAAACAAATGTCTCCATCTTGAAAGTAATTATCACTTACTTGGAGGATCCCACATGAAGTCCAG GGGTTTTACGAGTGTTGTCTGTGACTATGTAAGCATAGTGGGTGCCGTTGAAACGAAGGATGGTAAAGATGTTCTGAAAGCATACAACTTCAGCATGTAA